A region of Planococcus sp. MSAK28401 DNA encodes the following proteins:
- a CDS encoding polynucleotide kinase-phosphatase, whose product MRIGLPYGGIVLLIGPSNSGKSTLLKRLVEEEKILPSEVVSSDEFRVLVSDKEFIDWRNRPQDEAAGLLIEYQEISAEAFAMMDTVIEARCRLNKLVMVDATHLRSEDRKRYIALAKKNHVAIQAIVFDVPERILTDRDEDRDNPRGKRRIKQQYQIFRNEKRFIKKEGFASVYTIKDILDVEVFRHPNPVEVEIENGIDIIGDVHGCYDELIELLEKIGYAENEEGFYEHPEGRKFVSIGDVMSRGPASLETMCFFLKHVKSGRALMVDSNHGWKIARWLDGRQVVLSHGDERVEEELSVYEEREGIEKAQKLKLQLKEFLLEAPSHYVFTKNGVRTLVCAHAGIKDSFIGKQSEAISDFCRYGDTGGFDDNGKPLRKDWTVGHENRLLIVWGHDPKPKTLLINNTINIDQGVVFGGELTAYRYPERTFVSVKAKKDYSGAIDNPLAEWEKNRLNAPNIAKFINGYSVLTEQLSEVKIPQELVKSAIDAVSHYTVPIEQLVYIPPTMSPTPKPSALPQYLEHPKEAIEYFRSNGIHAMIAEKKHMGSRGILFLFKDKETSSKHTGIESLGCIYTRTGKRFFDNETEAQMLLQLNEELTRINYFGEHGTDYVLLDAEIMPWNLKAKELISSQYAHVAENAILDRSLLTEKLSAALPSNSELQIWLDEYEEKLENALDFQKVFQKYCWDIDSDKPIQIAPFHVLAHSNGTFFDKPHTWHMEMNRQLASQSELFVETEFKVITDQASEDEVIRWWQEITEDGHEGIVIKPEFYIARSKGKLLQPAIKVRGRKYLRIIYGMDYLEQKNLERLKNRNTGKKQKMALKEFALGLEGLTRYVNGETIERVHECTLAALAMESDPVDPRL is encoded by the coding sequence ATGAGAATTGGCTTGCCGTACGGAGGAATCGTTTTATTAATTGGTCCCTCCAATAGTGGGAAATCCACTTTATTGAAAAGGCTCGTGGAAGAAGAGAAGATTTTACCGTCTGAAGTGGTAAGTTCCGATGAATTCAGGGTTTTGGTGAGTGACAAAGAATTTATAGATTGGCGCAACCGGCCGCAAGATGAAGCAGCCGGGTTATTGATTGAATACCAGGAGATTTCAGCAGAAGCTTTTGCCATGATGGACACGGTCATTGAAGCCAGATGCCGGTTGAACAAATTGGTGATGGTTGATGCCACACATCTCCGTTCAGAAGACCGTAAAAGATACATAGCGCTTGCTAAAAAGAACCATGTAGCGATTCAGGCGATTGTTTTTGATGTGCCAGAGCGAATTTTGACTGACAGGGATGAAGACCGTGATAACCCACGGGGAAAACGCCGCATCAAGCAACAATATCAGATTTTCCGCAATGAAAAACGCTTTATTAAAAAAGAGGGCTTTGCTTCTGTTTATACAATAAAAGATATATTGGATGTGGAAGTATTCAGGCATCCCAATCCAGTTGAAGTGGAGATAGAAAATGGCATCGACATTATCGGCGATGTCCATGGATGCTACGATGAGCTGATTGAACTGCTGGAAAAAATCGGTTATGCGGAAAACGAAGAAGGCTTCTATGAGCATCCGGAAGGTCGCAAATTCGTTTCGATCGGTGACGTCATGAGCAGAGGACCGGCTTCGCTTGAGACGATGTGCTTCTTCCTCAAGCATGTCAAGAGCGGCCGGGCACTGATGGTCGACAGCAACCACGGCTGGAAAATCGCCAGGTGGCTGGACGGGCGGCAAGTGGTCTTGAGCCATGGGGATGAACGAGTGGAAGAAGAGTTGTCGGTTTACGAAGAACGCGAAGGAATAGAAAAGGCTCAAAAGCTGAAGCTGCAATTAAAAGAGTTTCTGCTAGAGGCGCCTTCTCATTATGTGTTCACGAAAAATGGCGTCCGGACACTGGTCTGTGCGCATGCAGGAATCAAGGATTCGTTTATCGGCAAGCAATCCGAGGCCATCAGTGATTTTTGCCGATACGGGGATACGGGCGGGTTTGACGACAACGGCAAACCCCTCCGGAAAGACTGGACGGTGGGGCACGAAAATCGTTTGTTAATCGTATGGGGCCATGACCCGAAACCGAAGACCTTATTGATCAACAATACGATCAATATTGATCAAGGAGTTGTTTTCGGCGGCGAATTGACAGCTTACCGCTATCCGGAAAGGACTTTTGTGTCTGTTAAGGCAAAGAAAGATTATTCCGGAGCCATTGATAATCCACTAGCTGAGTGGGAAAAAAACCGGTTAAATGCACCGAATATCGCGAAGTTTATAAACGGTTATTCTGTATTGACTGAGCAGTTGAGTGAAGTGAAGATACCACAGGAATTGGTGAAATCGGCAATCGATGCGGTGTCGCATTACACAGTTCCCATCGAGCAATTGGTGTATATTCCGCCGACAATGAGCCCAACACCGAAACCATCCGCTTTGCCGCAATATTTGGAGCATCCTAAAGAAGCAATAGAGTATTTCAGAAGTAACGGAATTCACGCAATGATTGCGGAGAAAAAGCATATGGGCAGCAGAGGGATCTTGTTTTTATTTAAAGACAAAGAGACTTCATCAAAACATACCGGCATCGAATCGCTGGGCTGCATCTATACCCGGACCGGCAAACGCTTTTTCGACAACGAAACTGAAGCGCAAATGCTTCTGCAATTGAATGAAGAACTGACTCGAATAAATTATTTCGGGGAACACGGAACGGATTATGTGCTGCTGGATGCGGAAATCATGCCGTGGAACTTAAAAGCCAAGGAATTAATCAGCAGCCAATACGCGCATGTGGCGGAAAATGCCATACTCGACCGGTCGCTGCTGACAGAAAAATTGTCGGCTGCACTACCATCGAATAGCGAATTGCAAATATGGCTGGATGAATATGAAGAAAAGCTTGAAAATGCGCTGGACTTTCAAAAAGTCTTTCAGAAGTATTGCTGGGACATCGACTCAGACAAGCCTATCCAGATTGCACCTTTCCATGTATTGGCCCACAGCAACGGAACCTTTTTCGACAAACCGCATACATGGCACATGGAAATGAACCGGCAACTTGCCAGCCAATCCGAACTGTTTGTGGAAACGGAATTTAAAGTCATCACTGACCAAGCCAGTGAGGATGAAGTGATTCGTTGGTGGCAGGAGATAACGGAAGACGGGCATGAAGGTATTGTAATCAAACCTGAATTTTATATTGCCCGAAGCAAAGGCAAGTTGTTGCAGCCGGCCATTAAGGTAAGGGGCCGGAAATACTTGCGTATCATTTACGGCATGGACTATTTGGAGCAGAAAAACCTGGAAAGATTAAAAAATAGGAATACTGGTAAAAAGCAGAAGATGGCCTTGAAAGAATTCGCACTTGGACTCGAGGGCCTTACGCGATATGTAAATGGAGAAACGATTGAGCGGGTTCACGAATGCACTTTAGCCGCATTGGCCATGGAGTCTGACCCGGTCGACCCACGATTATAA
- a CDS encoding DUF1648 domain-containing protein: MLNMWERPKIKIPRTKSEWIWDVIGFTFYFGSLIFLMVIYNLLPEEVPVHYNAFGEVDRWGTKGELFVLPAVGAFIIIFLQLLEKFPQSHNYPERLNKTNAKEFYLHSRKLMNQFKNISLIILASILVESIFVAKAWSNGFGAWFLPLVVLIGLTPIVIGIIKQKKIN, translated from the coding sequence ATGTTAAACATGTGGGAGCGCCCCAAAATTAAAATTCCCAGAACAAAAAGCGAATGGATATGGGATGTCATTGGCTTTACATTTTACTTTGGTTCTTTAATCTTTCTCATGGTCATTTACAATCTACTTCCAGAGGAAGTTCCTGTTCACTATAACGCTTTTGGAGAAGTAGACCGATGGGGAACAAAAGGTGAGCTTTTTGTCTTGCCAGCAGTCGGTGCATTTATTATCATCTTCCTGCAGCTTCTCGAAAAATTTCCCCAATCTCACAATTATCCCGAGCGACTAAACAAAACTAATGCAAAAGAATTCTATCTACACAGTAGAAAGCTGATGAATCAATTTAAAAACATCTCACTGATAATCCTCGCTTCGATTCTGGTGGAATCCATTTTTGTTGCTAAAGCCTGGAGCAATGGATTTGGCGCTTGGTTTTTGCCATTAGTGGTTTTAATCGGACTTACTCCGATTGTGATAGGAATCATTAAACAAAAGAAAATTAATTAA
- a CDS encoding DUF3784 domain-containing protein: protein MEMLVPLSGMLLFLTMGLVLLQGKGAILIAGYNTLSAEEKAKYDEAALCKATGKLMLGITFSMALLFVGEFFQQDWLLIAGIILMIAIVIGGLIHMNTGNRCKIH from the coding sequence ATGGAAATGCTTGTTCCGCTTAGTGGAATGCTATTATTTTTGACTATGGGCCTGGTCCTCTTACAAGGGAAAGGCGCGATTTTAATTGCGGGTTATAACACGCTATCAGCCGAAGAGAAAGCAAAATATGACGAAGCGGCTTTATGTAAAGCAACTGGCAAACTGATGTTAGGTATTACGTTTTCAATGGCTTTACTCTTTGTTGGGGAATTTTTTCAGCAAGATTGGTTGTTAATCGCAGGTATTATCTTAATGATCGCCATCGTAATAGGCGGGCTAATCCATATGAATACCGGTAATCGCTGTAAGATTCATTAA
- a CDS encoding DUF2268 domain-containing putative Zn-dependent protease (predicted Zn-dependent protease with a strongly conserved HExxH motif), giving the protein MTDTAVKSKAVQEVENEQLPSIEPAVVEVENQKFDLFSYYSSFDHYIKLAKKNPDSLEESYAQTVTEPFQMNAFGEVKGKKYADYWFFTPPKDIIPLQSELQALSDWEEPLNTAIEEALKKSAEMLPGSDKTVHVFPANPAYTHGKTQELNPPGVALEQDVIALFVTSIILEEDLQHTIAHEYFHMIDMERGTAKNSISSTLLEVAVMEGKAEAFAKIIYPEFKLDWMANADGKITEQTKTLFLKEKDSAEVEVWNDFYYGNATTKVPSFSTHIIGYDIMQKFLKQHPDVPVEEWLKLTAEEILAGSGYAKPASN; this is encoded by the coding sequence TTGACCGATACAGCAGTAAAAAGTAAAGCGGTACAAGAAGTAGAGAACGAACAATTACCTTCGATTGAACCGGCCGTAGTGGAGGTAGAAAACCAAAAGTTCGACTTGTTTTCGTATTATTCATCATTTGACCATTACATAAAATTAGCCAAGAAAAATCCGGATTCACTTGAGGAGTCTTATGCTCAAACCGTTACAGAGCCGTTCCAAATGAACGCTTTTGGGGAAGTGAAGGGCAAAAAGTATGCAGATTACTGGTTTTTTACGCCACCTAAAGACATCATCCCGTTGCAGAGCGAACTTCAGGCCTTATCGGATTGGGAAGAGCCTCTAAATACAGCAATCGAGGAGGCCTTAAAGAAATCGGCGGAAATGTTGCCCGGCAGTGACAAGACCGTACATGTTTTTCCGGCTAATCCGGCATATACACATGGGAAGACCCAAGAACTAAATCCTCCAGGAGTCGCATTGGAGCAGGACGTCATTGCCCTATTTGTCACTTCAATTATTCTTGAAGAAGACTTGCAACACACCATTGCCCATGAATACTTTCACATGATCGATATGGAAAGAGGAACAGCGAAGAATTCAATTTCCTCAACCTTGCTGGAGGTTGCAGTGATGGAAGGAAAAGCTGAAGCGTTTGCGAAAATAATCTACCCTGAATTCAAACTGGATTGGATGGCCAATGCAGATGGAAAAATTACAGAACAAACTAAAACGCTGTTCTTAAAAGAAAAAGATTCTGCTGAAGTCGAAGTTTGGAATGATTTTTATTACGGAAATGCCACTACCAAAGTGCCGTCTTTTTCTACTCATATCATTGGGTATGACATTATGCAGAAATTTTTAAAGCAGCACCCTGATGTGCCGGTTGAGGAATGGCTTAAATTGACTGCTGAGGAGATTTTGGCAGGGAGTGGGTATGCGAAACCAGCATCGAACTAA
- a CDS encoding thiamine pyrophosphate-binding protein, with protein sequence MKAVRTVLEYLEENGVKYIFGIPAGSVNAFYDQLLDFPNITPIVTKHEGAASYMAASYAKYSQQLGVCIGSSGPGGTNLLTGAANAMREHLPILFLTGAVPVSTMGLNASQELDAQSLFQSVTKYSVTVLESENLLGEIAKATQIALSGVPGPVHVAMPIDVQMGQVNQLPIPKLEIEGHSPTDPELVKQVADQLMQKKKGFIFAGQGVRNSVAQVIELAELLDWPIVATPVAKGLFREDHPLFSGVFGFAGNEHTSLLVNEGDAETLLVLGSSLGETATSNYNPNLAKNRFVIQVDIDPTVFNRKYPVDIPVHGDMSDSLTKLIEELSTRGLTKPGNGKNVKPDPEIDADEEFNTKNVLLKLQELLPPSTRYTIDIGEFMAYVIHHMEVLEEDTFDINVHFGAMGSGLSAAIGSKLAEPDRPVVALTGDGCFFMHGMEILTAKEYNLPILFVVMNNARLGMVYQGHTLQYKRSHPSFEQEPVNIAAMAEALNIPNFRVDALEDLSQNVMNALTGLNGPAILEVALVDNNIPPMGDRVKFLSSFGK encoded by the coding sequence ATGAAAGCGGTTCGTACTGTTTTGGAATATTTAGAGGAAAATGGCGTTAAGTATATCTTTGGAATACCAGCGGGCTCAGTCAATGCGTTTTATGACCAATTGTTAGATTTTCCTAACATCACGCCAATTGTCACAAAACACGAAGGGGCTGCCTCCTACATGGCGGCTTCCTACGCAAAATATTCCCAGCAACTGGGCGTATGCATCGGCAGCAGCGGACCTGGAGGCACCAACTTATTAACAGGCGCTGCCAATGCGATGCGCGAGCATTTGCCAATCCTGTTTCTCACTGGGGCCGTGCCAGTCAGTACGATGGGGCTCAATGCTTCCCAGGAACTTGATGCGCAGTCGCTTTTTCAGTCTGTCACGAAGTATAGTGTGACGGTTTTGGAATCGGAGAATTTATTAGGGGAAATTGCCAAAGCGACACAAATTGCCCTTTCCGGTGTCCCCGGTCCTGTCCATGTGGCGATGCCGATCGATGTGCAAATGGGACAGGTAAACCAATTGCCGATTCCGAAGCTGGAAATCGAAGGACACTCACCTACTGATCCAGAGCTAGTAAAGCAAGTAGCTGATCAATTGATGCAGAAGAAAAAGGGCTTCATCTTTGCGGGGCAAGGCGTGCGCAATTCGGTAGCCCAAGTAATAGAACTGGCTGAATTGCTCGATTGGCCAATCGTTGCGACACCTGTAGCGAAGGGGCTGTTCCGCGAAGACCATCCGCTTTTTTCAGGGGTCTTCGGTTTTGCTGGGAATGAGCATACGTCGTTGTTGGTGAACGAAGGAGATGCAGAGACGCTGCTTGTCTTGGGATCCAGTTTAGGGGAGACAGCGACCAGCAATTACAACCCGAATCTAGCAAAAAATCGCTTTGTGATTCAGGTCGATATAGATCCTACCGTTTTCAACCGAAAGTATCCCGTGGATATACCAGTCCATGGCGATATGTCAGACAGTTTAACCAAATTAATTGAAGAACTGAGCACGAGAGGCCTGACAAAACCGGGAAATGGGAAGAACGTTAAGCCGGATCCGGAAATCGATGCAGACGAGGAATTCAATACAAAAAACGTTTTGCTGAAGTTGCAAGAATTATTGCCGCCTTCCACACGCTATACGATTGATATCGGTGAATTCATGGCCTATGTAATTCACCACATGGAAGTGTTGGAGGAAGATACCTTTGACATCAACGTCCATTTTGGGGCGATGGGAAGCGGGTTAAGCGCGGCGATTGGCTCGAAACTGGCTGAACCTGATCGGCCGGTCGTTGCGCTTACGGGAGATGGTTGTTTCTTTATGCATGGCATGGAAATCTTAACGGCTAAAGAATACAATTTGCCTATTTTATTCGTGGTGATGAATAATGCGCGCCTAGGCATGGTCTACCAAGGACATACCTTGCAGTACAAACGCTCGCATCCTTCTTTCGAACAAGAGCCGGTCAATATTGCGGCAATGGCTGAAGCATTGAATATCCCGAATTTCCGCGTAGATGCTTTAGAAGACCTGTCTCAAAATGTAATGAACGCATTAACAGGCTTGAACGGCCCTGCCATTTTAGAAGTGGCTTTAGTCGATAACAACATTCCGCCGATGGGGGACAGAGTGAAGTTTCTTTCATCCTTTGGAAAATAG
- a CDS encoding alpha/beta fold hydrolase: MILHTEEVGAGEPIVFLHTGLQTGLTDFVYQREFFKEYFRVILPDLRGHGKSINNDLANFFEDAARDLFDTLEKKEMDSVHIVGASLGALVGLFFAKRFPGKVKSLTLSGITPGKPENWSQMHKEDVEVQTQLLQNDEAVSYFDQLHAAAWKQFLYMARNDEWYPFEETKDLAGIHSPILLIAGEGNPNETTGALSYRSMHHNVHVAIIPFASHLVHIEQPKLYSEVLNLFLKDIS, encoded by the coding sequence GTGATCTTACATACAGAAGAAGTGGGAGCAGGAGAGCCTATTGTGTTCTTGCACACAGGTCTGCAGACAGGTTTGACTGACTTTGTATACCAAAGAGAATTCTTCAAAGAATATTTTCGGGTGATTCTGCCAGATTTGCGGGGGCATGGCAAATCCATCAATAATGATTTGGCCAATTTTTTTGAGGACGCTGCAAGGGATCTGTTTGATACATTAGAGAAAAAAGAAATGGACTCTGTACATATTGTTGGTGCTTCATTGGGAGCGTTGGTGGGTTTATTTTTTGCCAAGAGATTTCCCGGAAAAGTCAAAAGCTTAACACTATCCGGTATAACTCCAGGAAAGCCAGAGAATTGGAGCCAGATGCACAAGGAAGATGTAGAAGTTCAAACTCAACTCCTTCAAAATGACGAAGCCGTTAGTTACTTCGATCAATTGCACGCAGCCGCCTGGAAGCAGTTTCTTTATATGGCACGGAACGACGAGTGGTATCCATTCGAAGAAACAAAAGATTTAGCTGGAATCCATTCACCTATCTTGCTTATTGCAGGCGAAGGGAATCCGAATGAGACAACAGGGGCGCTGTCCTACCGTTCCATGCATCATAATGTTCATGTTGCTATTATTCCTTTTGCCTCTCACTTGGTTCATATTGAACAACCTAAACTATATAGCGAAGTATTGAACTTGTTTCTTAAGGACATTTCGTAA
- a CDS encoding endonuclease — MKGKYGEFHGTGFEDVKVVLSPARTESVFDFNGIEVKHVLVDGEKVSEIRGAENIQKIEFIDGADYEAIRFYNSGGEPISSPHLPKENKAPIATKVFAGEQVWAGDRLQYDLTEYFSDPEGQSLSFSSTKGTITGSDLTLDLPEGSHIVGVTASDGNQSVTQSFSVTVSAEAPAPDEYYDTADGLQGDALKAELHEIIDDHTQLSYSQVWDALKITDEDPNNSNNVLLLYTGESRSKSLNGGNVGDWNREHTWAKSHGGFGTARGAGTDIHHLRPTDVQVNGLRGNLDFNYGGSTVSGCDGCLRTSTSWEPPNEVKGDVARMLFYMAVRYESGDGVDLELNDLVNNGSMPYHGKISVLLEWHEQDPVSAWEEQRNEKIEDIQGNRNPFVDHPEWAESIW, encoded by the coding sequence ATGAAAGGGAAATACGGAGAATTCCATGGTACAGGCTTTGAGGATGTGAAGGTAGTGCTAAGCCCTGCCCGCACAGAATCGGTCTTTGATTTTAACGGAATTGAGGTAAAGCACGTGTTAGTGGATGGCGAGAAGGTTTCTGAGATCAGGGGAGCTGAAAATATCCAAAAAATCGAGTTTATCGATGGAGCGGATTATGAAGCGATTCGCTTCTACAATTCGGGCGGCGAGCCGATCTCTTCTCCTCATTTGCCGAAAGAAAACAAGGCACCCATAGCAACGAAAGTATTTGCGGGGGAACAAGTATGGGCAGGAGACCGCTTACAATATGACTTGACTGAATACTTCTCGGATCCTGAAGGACAGAGCTTGTCATTTTCATCTACGAAAGGAACTATTACCGGCTCGGACTTGACGCTCGACTTGCCGGAAGGCTCACACATAGTCGGTGTGACAGCAAGCGATGGCAATCAAAGCGTCACCCAGTCATTTTCAGTGACGGTGTCTGCAGAAGCGCCAGCACCAGACGAATACTATGACACAGCCGATGGTTTGCAAGGTGACGCATTGAAAGCAGAGCTTCATGAAATCATCGATGACCACACACAGCTCAGTTATTCACAAGTATGGGATGCATTGAAAATTACGGATGAAGACCCGAACAATTCAAACAATGTGCTGTTATTGTATACGGGCGAGTCGCGTTCGAAATCCTTGAATGGCGGCAATGTCGGTGACTGGAACCGCGAGCATACGTGGGCGAAGTCTCATGGCGGTTTCGGTACAGCAAGAGGCGCGGGGACGGATATCCACCATTTGCGTCCAACCGATGTGCAAGTGAATGGGCTGCGCGGCAATTTGGACTTTAACTACGGCGGCAGTACGGTAAGCGGCTGTGACGGCTGCTTGCGCACATCCACTTCGTGGGAGCCGCCGAATGAAGTCAAAGGCGACGTCGCCCGCATGCTATTCTATATGGCGGTCCGTTATGAATCAGGTGACGGCGTGGACTTGGAATTGAATGACCTGGTGAATAATGGTTCAATGCCTTACCACGGTAAGATTTCCGTGTTGCTCGAATGGCATGAGCAAGATCCTGTCAGCGCTTGGGAAGAGCAGCGCAACGAGAAAATTGAAGATATTCAAGGGAACCGCAACCCGTTTGTCGACCATCCAGAATGGGCGGAATCGATCTGGTAG
- a CDS encoding GNAT family N-acetyltransferase, whose product MFTTRGAKILDGTPNYLVMEEIGEIESAKHFEEVLNELKKYVIEKDIQSVSIILNEQQAADASYIELLEKFSFQIQDTQFFYRRQLSALEDMEIKAPLSVKSLEEITDAVFLKTWMDASAGSLNASAPFTSLSAQKEFEGMQSELGAGYQKSCLVIFYGDQAIGVTMPQIEQGIVDEGRLFYFGLIPAFRGLGWGAYLHKLSLQLLKQMGAEYYIGATGQHNIPMQRIFEANACELIERKFIYRLKDGVK is encoded by the coding sequence ATGTTTACTACACGGGGAGCTAAAATTTTAGATGGGACCCCCAATTACTTGGTGATGGAAGAGATAGGGGAAATCGAGTCTGCAAAACACTTTGAAGAAGTTTTAAATGAATTGAAGAAATACGTTATAGAAAAGGATATTCAATCAGTTTCGATCATACTTAACGAACAGCAAGCCGCAGATGCTTCGTATATAGAGTTGCTTGAAAAATTCAGTTTTCAAATACAAGATACTCAATTTTTCTATAGGCGACAACTGTCTGCTTTAGAAGATATGGAGATAAAAGCGCCGCTTTCGGTTAAATCATTGGAAGAAATCACGGATGCTGTATTCTTGAAAACATGGATGGACGCCAGCGCTGGTTCGCTCAATGCTTCCGCTCCTTTCACCTCGCTGTCTGCGCAAAAAGAGTTTGAAGGGATGCAATCGGAACTTGGCGCGGGTTATCAAAAAAGCTGCCTCGTCATTTTTTATGGAGACCAAGCGATAGGCGTGACTATGCCCCAAATCGAACAGGGAATTGTCGATGAAGGGAGATTGTTTTATTTCGGGCTCATACCCGCTTTTCGAGGCCTGGGATGGGGCGCATACCTTCATAAATTATCCCTGCAGCTCCTTAAACAAATGGGTGCCGAGTATTACATTGGCGCAACCGGCCAACACAATATCCCGATGCAGCGAATATTTGAAGCGAATGCTTGTGAACTGATCGAAAGAAAGTTTATTTATCGATTGAAGGATGGCGTTAAGTGA
- a CDS encoding GNAT family N-acetyltransferase: MLVNTERLVIRPFQGENIQDVFAIYSDKEVCQYLLHEEWHVGNMEEKFNKKLVNRSLTPNTMISLAVVLDEQVIGDLSAWYTDMKDTVEIGYSFSSASGGKGYATEAVGSLVAHLFNDYHVHRIQATLDARNTASQKLCERIGMRKEAHFIQDYWNKNEWTDSIVYGMLDHELNKI; the protein is encoded by the coding sequence ATGCTAGTGAATACGGAACGATTAGTGATTAGGCCATTTCAAGGGGAGAACATACAGGACGTTTTTGCAATTTACAGTGACAAAGAGGTTTGTCAGTATTTATTGCATGAGGAATGGCATGTCGGGAATATGGAAGAAAAATTCAATAAAAAGCTAGTAAACCGTTCACTTACACCAAACACCATGATCAGTTTAGCGGTTGTTCTGGATGAACAGGTCATTGGCGATCTGTCGGCTTGGTATACGGATATGAAAGACACTGTAGAAATTGGATATAGTTTTTCTTCTGCGTCTGGCGGAAAGGGCTATGCGACAGAAGCGGTGGGAAGCTTGGTGGCCCACTTATTTAATGACTATCATGTGCACCGAATCCAAGCGACGCTTGATGCCAGAAATACTGCTTCCCAAAAGTTATGCGAACGCATAGGGATGAGAAAAGAAGCGCATTTTATACAAGATTATTGGAATAAAAATGAATGGACGGACAGCATCGTTTACGGAATGTTGGATCACGAATTGAACAAAATATAA
- a CDS encoding 3-ketoacyl-ACP reductase, with the protein MQSIKGKTAIITGGGRGIGRATAIALANEGVNVGLIGLKQENLDKVSVELQDANVKVATASADVTDLAAIEQAIEKLKNELGDIDILINNAGTGKFGGFLELSPEEWKNIVDVNLMGVYNATRAVLPGMIEQSSGDIINISSTAGQKGAPVTSAYSSSKFAVMGLTESLALEVRKHNIRVTAMTPSTVVTDLAHESNLITGDAEKVMHPEDLADLIVASLKLHPRVFVKSAGLWSTNPS; encoded by the coding sequence ATGCAATCAATTAAAGGGAAAACAGCCATCATCACGGGCGGAGGACGCGGCATTGGCCGTGCGACAGCGATCGCCCTTGCCAATGAAGGCGTCAATGTCGGCTTAATCGGCTTGAAACAGGAAAACCTCGACAAAGTATCCGTCGAACTGCAAGATGCGAATGTCAAAGTGGCAACTGCTTCTGCCGACGTGACGGATCTCGCTGCGATTGAACAAGCGATCGAGAAACTAAAAAACGAACTTGGCGATATCGATATCCTGATCAACAACGCAGGCACCGGGAAATTCGGCGGCTTTTTGGAATTGTCACCGGAAGAATGGAAAAATATCGTCGACGTCAATTTGATGGGCGTCTATAACGCAACACGTGCCGTACTTCCAGGCATGATCGAGCAGAGTTCAGGCGATATCATCAATATCTCATCCACTGCCGGACAAAAAGGCGCACCGGTCACAAGCGCGTATAGCTCTTCAAAATTCGCTGTCATGGGCTTGACCGAATCGCTCGCGCTTGAAGTACGCAAACACAACATCCGTGTCACGGCGATGACGCCGAGCACAGTTGTCACGGACCTTGCCCACGAATCCAACCTGATCACCGGCGATGCTGAAAAAGTTATGCACCCGGAAGACCTGGCCGACTTGATCGTCGCCAGCTTGAAACTTCATCCGCGCGTCTTTGTTAAAAGCGCTGGATTATGGTCGACCAACCCGTCCTAA